Proteins found in one Arthrobacter pascens genomic segment:
- the pdhA gene encoding pyruvate dehydrogenase (acetyl-transferring) E1 component subunit alpha produces the protein MTISADHTAPDQAQQAVNEDAVAEAVRKFGITVEDYMLPARHQIQMVDPEGRLKADDDQGTEPGHEYPVPGDEELMAAYEQLVVGRRVNDQNSALVRQGRMAVYPSSHGQEACQVAAALCLSEGDWMFPTYRDSVAVMARGVDPVEAMTLFRGDWHSGFDPLRHKVGAQCTPLTTQLLHAVGVAHAAKLRGEDTVVLAMCGDGATSEGDFHEALNFAAVFHLPVVFFVQNNKYAISVPLAHQSVAPSLAHKAVGYGMAGERVDGNDVVALLAVLDRAVKLAREGSGPLLVEAHTYRMQAHTNADDATRYRQDSEVAEWQAKDPVSRMRTYLADRGLLDDQAEARILAKAEAVATQLRDGLSEDVPVDPQELFRHVFSAPTPQLKEQSAMLADELSREASSEEAPK, from the coding sequence ATGACGATCTCCGCAGACCACACTGCACCTGACCAGGCGCAGCAGGCCGTGAACGAGGATGCCGTGGCCGAAGCCGTGCGTAAGTTCGGCATCACGGTTGAGGACTACATGCTTCCCGCCCGGCACCAGATCCAGATGGTGGACCCGGAGGGCCGGCTTAAAGCTGACGATGATCAGGGCACCGAACCCGGCCATGAATATCCTGTGCCGGGGGACGAGGAACTCATGGCCGCCTACGAACAGCTCGTAGTTGGACGCCGGGTCAATGACCAGAACTCAGCTCTCGTCCGGCAGGGCCGCATGGCCGTCTACCCCTCAAGCCATGGACAGGAAGCGTGCCAGGTGGCGGCAGCACTCTGCCTCTCCGAGGGTGACTGGATGTTCCCCACGTACCGGGACTCGGTGGCGGTAATGGCCCGCGGAGTGGATCCCGTGGAGGCCATGACCCTTTTCCGCGGGGATTGGCACAGCGGCTTCGACCCGTTAAGGCACAAGGTGGGGGCCCAGTGCACTCCGCTCACTACCCAGCTGCTGCACGCCGTCGGCGTTGCTCACGCCGCCAAGCTCCGCGGCGAAGACACTGTGGTCCTCGCGATGTGCGGCGACGGCGCCACCAGCGAAGGCGACTTCCACGAGGCACTGAACTTCGCCGCGGTATTCCATCTTCCCGTCGTGTTTTTCGTCCAGAACAACAAATACGCCATCTCCGTTCCGCTGGCACATCAGTCTGTGGCGCCGTCGCTCGCGCACAAGGCAGTGGGTTATGGCATGGCCGGGGAGCGTGTGGACGGCAACGACGTGGTGGCGCTCCTCGCCGTGCTGGACCGCGCCGTCAAACTCGCCAGGGAGGGCTCAGGCCCGCTGCTGGTGGAAGCTCATACGTACCGGATGCAGGCCCACACGAACGCCGACGACGCCACGCGCTACCGCCAGGACAGCGAGGTGGCTGAGTGGCAGGCCAAGGATCCGGTCAGCCGGATGAGGACGTACCTCGCCGACCGAGGCCTGCTGGACGATCAAGCCGAGGCCAGGATCCTGGCCAAGGCCGAGGCTGTGGCCACCCAGCTGCGGGACGGTCTCAGCGAAGATGTTCCCGTGGATCCGCAGGAACTCTTCCGCCATGTTTTCTCCGCACCCACACCGCAACTGAAGGAACAGTCCGCCATGCTCGCCGACGAGCTCTCCCGTGAAGCATCATCTGAGGAGGCCCCAAAGTGA
- a CDS encoding enoyl-CoA hydratase/isomerase family protein has protein sequence MISLSISNGVAEVVLDAPYKLNSLNEQALADLGQAYDDAAAAASRGEVRALLLRGEGRAFCAGRDISGVTPEDDDAAAYLGGLVQPLLKKMSRFPAPTFAAAQGACLGVGLGLLLATDVVYVAENAKFGSPFAKLGATLDSGGHWYFTERLGMHRTLDLIYTAELMSGADAVAQGLFSRAMPADELLENTRAIVGKVAVGATGAFTASKGLVAHIRDQRLGLWEAMEEENAEQARLCKSDDYAEGFRAFQEKREPRFRG, from the coding sequence ATGATTTCCCTTTCCATCAGCAACGGCGTAGCCGAGGTAGTGCTGGACGCGCCGTACAAGCTGAACTCGCTGAATGAGCAGGCGCTGGCGGATTTAGGGCAGGCGTACGACGACGCCGCTGCCGCCGCCTCGCGCGGTGAGGTGCGGGCGCTGCTGCTCAGGGGAGAGGGCCGCGCCTTCTGCGCGGGCCGGGACATTTCCGGCGTCACGCCGGAGGACGACGACGCCGCAGCCTACCTGGGCGGGCTGGTGCAGCCGCTGCTGAAGAAGATGAGCCGGTTCCCGGCGCCCACGTTTGCCGCGGCCCAGGGGGCCTGCCTGGGGGTGGGGCTGGGTCTGCTGCTGGCAACGGATGTGGTGTACGTGGCGGAGAACGCCAAGTTCGGATCGCCGTTCGCCAAGCTGGGGGCCACGCTGGATTCGGGCGGGCACTGGTATTTCACCGAGCGGCTGGGCATGCACCGGACGCTGGACCTGATCTACACCGCGGAGCTGATGAGCGGTGCCGACGCCGTGGCGCAGGGGCTGTTCAGCCGGGCCATGCCGGCGGATGAACTGCTGGAGAACACCAGGGCAATTGTTGGGAAGGTGGCCGTTGGGGCGACGGGTGCCTTCACCGCGAGTAAGGGGCTGGTGGCGCACATCCGTGACCAGCGACTGGGCCTGTGGGAGGCCATGGAGGAGGAAAATGCCGAGCAGGCGCGGCTCTGCAAAAGTGATGATTATGCCGAGGGTTTTCGGGCATTCCAGGAAAAGCGTGAGCCGCGGTTTAGGGGCTGA
- a CDS encoding glycosyltransferase family 4 protein: protein MTNTETPPEQPRTRPRFTLLTHSYWPENSPPQRRWSALIGEFRKQGWEIDVVTPVAHSPAGRRTLSQNLAGTTFRSQTGSHGEKIRRVPYLPHGRHHFWRFVDQCFSAMWTVPLGMLTRRPEVVIVTVPSLPVMGAGYVLARLRGVPLILEMRDAWPDLARDARLVQGSVKSAFEIFADFVQRRADLVVTVTEGFADVLRGRGILNVATISNGLHVNSLPAMPPPPIDRDVFEALYLGNHGESQNLETAIRASAMVGSRMHLHMVGDGSRRRALQKLARDLGAPVTFHPPLQGQDVLDRYASADTCIVSLRDDWKSFQTTIPSKTYEVLALGRHVTAVVLGEAARVVTDAEAGDIVANDPQAVADLWIGLADDRGRLIRSGVSRDWVQDHADYGILAQRYMELIHGLLSRKGREE, encoded by the coding sequence ATGACTAACACTGAAACTCCTCCCGAACAGCCGCGCACTAGACCGCGTTTCACCCTCCTGACCCATTCTTACTGGCCGGAGAACAGCCCGCCGCAGCGTCGTTGGAGTGCGCTGATTGGCGAGTTCCGGAAGCAGGGCTGGGAGATCGACGTCGTGACTCCGGTGGCACACTCGCCCGCGGGCCGCCGAACTCTATCCCAGAACTTGGCGGGGACTACTTTCCGGTCACAGACCGGGTCTCACGGTGAGAAGATCCGGCGCGTGCCTTACCTGCCGCATGGAAGACACCATTTTTGGCGGTTCGTGGACCAATGCTTTTCGGCAATGTGGACAGTTCCGCTGGGCATGTTGACGCGACGTCCGGAAGTGGTCATTGTGACCGTACCGAGCCTTCCCGTGATGGGTGCCGGTTACGTTCTAGCGCGCCTGCGCGGCGTGCCGCTCATCCTGGAGATGCGGGACGCATGGCCGGATCTGGCCCGGGACGCACGGCTGGTCCAGGGCAGCGTCAAAAGCGCGTTCGAGATCTTCGCTGATTTTGTGCAGCGCCGCGCTGACCTCGTGGTGACGGTGACGGAGGGTTTTGCCGACGTCCTTCGCGGCCGCGGGATCCTGAACGTGGCAACCATTTCCAACGGGCTGCACGTGAATTCTTTGCCCGCAATGCCGCCCCCTCCCATAGACCGTGACGTTTTTGAGGCTCTGTACTTGGGGAACCACGGGGAGAGCCAGAATCTGGAGACTGCCATCAGAGCCAGCGCCATGGTTGGCAGCCGCATGCACCTCCATATGGTCGGAGATGGTTCCCGCAGGCGTGCCCTGCAGAAGCTCGCCCGTGATCTTGGCGCTCCGGTCACCTTCCACCCGCCGCTGCAGGGCCAGGACGTGCTGGACCGCTATGCTTCCGCGGACACGTGCATAGTTTCGCTGCGGGATGACTGGAAGTCGTTCCAGACCACCATCCCGTCCAAGACCTACGAGGTTCTTGCCCTGGGACGCCACGTCACGGCAGTAGTCCTGGGTGAAGCAGCCCGCGTGGTGACCGATGCCGAAGCCGGCGACATCGTGGCCAACGACCCCCAGGCTGTGGCGGACCTCTGGATTGGACTGGCCGACGACCGCGGCCGTTTGATCCGGTCCGGTGTCAGCCGCGACTGGGTGCAGGACCACGCGGACTATGGCATCCTTGCCCAGCGTTACATGGAGCTCATCCATGGCCTGCTGTCCCGGAAAGGCCGGGAAGAATGA
- a CDS encoding LCP family protein has product MTLPPDAQEQTPDAGLLHGKVGRKKGRSVLIGFAALVVAAGLVGGGYLFNLAQTFNSETTKIESAFPEESTRPQKTEPVNGTPAMNILVMGSDTRGSSELDVDTQAATDQRADTLMLVHIPADRKNVFAVSLMRDLWVDIPGKGESKINAALALGGVPLMVQTVESLFQQRIDHVAMVDFEGFKGLTDALGGVEVDVRVPFAPASGPMKGHFYPSGVNTLNGDEALAFVRERKSFSDGDYQRVRNQQAYLKAVIDKTIARETLTNPVTVNSMVSAVSPFVSVDKGFDAAAVGSLALGLQGIRQKDTVMFTLPTLGTGTSLDGQSIVVADNNAISEIATALSKDQLGAYVTAHSLESGN; this is encoded by the coding sequence ATGACGCTCCCGCCTGACGCCCAAGAACAGACACCTGACGCCGGCCTTCTCCACGGCAAGGTAGGCAGGAAAAAAGGCCGCAGCGTACTGATCGGCTTCGCGGCCTTGGTTGTGGCGGCTGGCCTTGTTGGCGGCGGCTACCTGTTCAACCTGGCACAGACCTTCAACTCGGAGACCACCAAGATCGAGTCCGCTTTTCCGGAGGAATCCACGCGCCCCCAAAAAACCGAGCCAGTCAACGGCACCCCCGCCATGAACATCCTTGTGATGGGCAGCGACACCCGCGGATCAAGCGAACTCGATGTGGATACCCAAGCAGCCACTGACCAGCGCGCTGATACGTTGATGCTCGTCCACATCCCGGCGGACCGCAAGAACGTCTTCGCAGTGTCCCTCATGCGCGACCTCTGGGTTGATATCCCCGGTAAGGGCGAGTCCAAGATCAACGCCGCGTTGGCCCTGGGCGGTGTACCATTGATGGTCCAGACCGTGGAGTCCCTGTTCCAGCAGCGCATCGACCACGTAGCCATGGTTGACTTTGAAGGATTCAAGGGCCTTACCGATGCCTTGGGCGGCGTTGAAGTGGACGTCAGGGTCCCGTTTGCGCCCGCATCCGGTCCCATGAAGGGCCATTTCTACCCATCAGGAGTGAACACGCTCAACGGAGACGAAGCACTTGCGTTTGTCCGCGAACGCAAATCCTTCAGCGACGGTGACTACCAGCGGGTGCGGAATCAACAGGCCTATCTGAAGGCCGTGATCGACAAGACGATCGCCCGCGAGACCCTCACAAATCCTGTAACCGTCAACAGCATGGTGAGCGCCGTTTCACCTTTCGTCAGCGTGGACAAGGGCTTCGACGCTGCCGCAGTTGGCAGCCTCGCCCTAGGCCTCCAGGGCATCCGGCAAAAAGACACCGTGATGTTCACTCTGCCCACGTTGGGTACAGGGACCTCCCTGGATGGTCAATCCATCGTCGTGGCGGACAACAACGCAATCTCGGAGATCGCGACGGCTCTCTCGAAAGACCAACTGGGCGCCTACGTAACAGCACATTCACTCGAAAGCGGAAACTAA
- a CDS encoding YdcF family protein, translated as MPDSVAVVLLVRRMLAAVFVALVLWLVIAFQLFFNVQDAPAVRTDAVIMLGGASAERLPVAQRLKESLGIPVLVVSHTDTPGNASADALCNEAPRRSSSLVCLTLDAKNTRSEARAIGTLVAAKGWTSISVVTSRYHEARAGTLIRQCTTADVHLAGSTPDLSPAQWLDRFTVETGGLLDVSLRPECGS; from the coding sequence GTGCCTGATTCCGTTGCCGTTGTGCTCCTCGTGCGCCGTATGCTCGCCGCGGTGTTTGTGGCGCTGGTGCTTTGGCTGGTGATCGCATTCCAGCTATTCTTCAACGTTCAGGACGCGCCCGCTGTGCGAACGGATGCAGTGATCATGCTGGGAGGCGCCAGCGCGGAGCGGCTTCCGGTGGCCCAGCGGCTGAAGGAATCATTAGGCATCCCGGTCCTGGTGGTTTCGCATACAGACACACCCGGAAACGCCAGCGCCGATGCACTTTGCAACGAGGCTCCCCGCCGCAGCTCGTCTCTGGTGTGCCTCACTTTGGATGCAAAGAACACACGGAGTGAGGCCCGCGCCATCGGCACCTTGGTGGCCGCCAAAGGCTGGACGTCCATCTCCGTGGTCACATCCCGTTACCATGAGGCCAGAGCCGGGACGCTGATTCGTCAGTGCACGACGGCGGACGTCCACTTAGCCGGTTCCACTCCGGACCTCAGCCCGGCGCAGTGGCTTGACCGTTTCACGGTGGAGACGGGCGGACTACTGGATGTGTCGCTGCGGCCCGAGTGTGGTTCCTGA
- a CDS encoding dihydrolipoamide acetyltransferase family protein produces MTEAKVFLLPDLGEGLTEAELVNWLVSVGDEIRVDQPIAEVETAKSMVEVPSPYAGTVTELHGEPGQTLDVGKPLISVAPAGAPAVEPVQAAANTYREEEKAGSGNVLIGYGTPAGNGAVRRSRAPKSTAGSGRAGVSSVASPESSVSDAEKAADDLLLLRTRVPGKLGAVISPLVRRMARDHGVDLGEVHGSGDSGLILRRDVEAVITKPAVIEEPITRAIPNQGTTADARTGLGIASRTPVRGVRKAVAANMSRSRSEIPEATVWVDVDATALVELRAGFKKGGAHAPGLLAFIARFVTAGLKKYPELNTRIETAPDGSQEIVAFEGINLGFAAQTDRGLMVPSIRAAEKLSARELDSEIRRLIDVVREGKATPGELGSGTFTLNNYGVFGVDGSAAIINHPEVAILGVGRIIDKPWVLDGELAVRKVTELTLTFDHRVCDGGTAAGFLRFVADAIENPGTVLAEI; encoded by the coding sequence ATGACCGAAGCGAAAGTATTCCTGCTGCCGGACCTAGGCGAAGGCCTGACAGAAGCCGAACTGGTTAACTGGCTCGTCTCTGTTGGTGATGAGATCCGGGTGGACCAGCCCATTGCGGAAGTGGAGACGGCGAAGTCGATGGTGGAGGTGCCATCGCCGTATGCCGGCACCGTGACTGAGTTGCACGGCGAGCCTGGCCAGACCCTGGATGTGGGCAAACCGCTTATCTCGGTGGCTCCTGCTGGTGCTCCCGCGGTTGAGCCTGTGCAAGCGGCGGCGAACACGTACCGCGAAGAGGAGAAGGCAGGGTCAGGGAACGTGCTGATCGGCTACGGGACTCCTGCCGGCAACGGCGCGGTCCGACGGAGCAGGGCGCCAAAGAGTACTGCGGGTTCAGGCCGTGCCGGCGTTTCCTCTGTTGCTTCTCCGGAGAGTTCAGTATCCGATGCTGAGAAGGCGGCCGACGACCTTCTACTCCTGCGCACCCGTGTGCCGGGCAAGCTGGGCGCCGTCATATCGCCTCTGGTCCGACGCATGGCCCGCGACCACGGCGTTGACTTGGGAGAGGTCCACGGATCCGGGGACAGCGGGCTGATCCTGCGCCGGGACGTTGAAGCGGTCATCACCAAGCCCGCAGTAATTGAGGAACCGATCACGCGGGCTATACCTAACCAAGGTACGACGGCTGATGCCCGAACAGGACTGGGCATTGCCTCCCGCACACCTGTTCGGGGCGTGCGTAAAGCCGTTGCCGCGAACATGTCCCGCAGCCGTTCGGAGATCCCGGAAGCCACAGTCTGGGTGGATGTTGATGCAACCGCTCTCGTGGAACTACGTGCAGGCTTTAAGAAGGGCGGGGCTCATGCCCCAGGCCTGCTGGCCTTCATTGCGCGCTTCGTAACGGCGGGACTGAAGAAGTACCCGGAGCTGAACACCCGCATCGAAACCGCGCCAGATGGTTCCCAGGAGATCGTCGCATTCGAGGGCATAAACCTTGGCTTCGCTGCGCAGACGGACCGCGGCCTCATGGTGCCATCGATACGGGCGGCGGAGAAGCTCAGCGCCCGCGAATTGGACTCGGAGATCCGACGACTTATCGACGTCGTCCGAGAAGGCAAGGCGACTCCGGGTGAACTTGGCAGCGGGACATTCACCCTGAACAACTACGGTGTGTTCGGCGTGGACGGGTCCGCAGCGATCATTAACCATCCAGAGGTGGCAATTCTCGGCGTGGGCCGGATTATCGATAAACCGTGGGTGCTGGACGGTGAGCTGGCCGTCCGCAAGGTGACGGAGCTGACGCTCACGTTCGATCACCGCGTGTGTGATGGAGGGACTGCTGCCGGGTTCCTGCGGTTTGTAGCGGACGCGATTGAGAATCCAGGGACGGTTCTAGCGGAGATTTGA
- a CDS encoding glycosyltransferase family 4 protein, whose product MKPWFRNLRLACGVVADSLADDPFQFLLQASRRLPAELVTPAARMLAGAAPAASTAVPVLVAELLRGDNDGLKRRMELALDRGLPPGKAAKLADIALAADDPVRADQFLTVSSGGRGHAAAQARRFWFGGAVNEAIAALDGERGPVPKNGGQLARLVSEQSLLRGWAPQLPATRMEPVPNRVLHLLTNSLPHTQSGYARRSQSILMAQQDAGWETLAVTRLGYPVLVGKLGANLQDRVDGVRYQRLLPARLAATPAGRLQQQAEETLRLALEFRPSVIHTTTHYVNGLVARAVAEALGIPWVYEVRGQLADTWASTRGPEAKESQRYKLFQERESEVMRSADLVVTLGETMKGNILATGVQEGKIIVAPNAVGGDYLREPLGVREARQQLGLEQDAQIIGTVSSLVPYEGLDDLVAAFALLAPSNPKLRLLIVGSGVSLPSLQDQARRTGFGDRVIFTGLVPSDQARAYHQALDIFVVPRKNLDVTRSVTPLKPVEALASGRPVVASALPALAEIVDDGSTGLLVPPEDPAALAQSLASLLADAPLRDAMGQSGRQRVLRTRTWDANAAVCVQAYRAAAAGRSRRSR is encoded by the coding sequence ATGAAGCCATGGTTCCGGAATCTGCGCCTGGCCTGCGGCGTGGTGGCTGACAGCCTTGCGGATGACCCCTTTCAATTTCTCCTGCAGGCCTCCCGCAGGCTTCCCGCGGAGCTGGTGACGCCGGCCGCGCGCATGCTCGCCGGTGCTGCCCCTGCTGCCTCAACCGCTGTGCCGGTCCTGGTGGCTGAGCTGCTTCGCGGTGACAACGACGGACTGAAGCGGCGCATGGAGCTCGCCCTGGACCGGGGGCTGCCTCCGGGCAAGGCTGCCAAGCTCGCCGACATCGCTCTGGCCGCCGATGATCCCGTCCGCGCAGATCAATTCCTCACGGTGTCCTCCGGCGGCCGTGGCCACGCTGCCGCGCAGGCCCGGCGATTCTGGTTTGGCGGGGCGGTAAATGAGGCTATCGCGGCATTGGACGGAGAGCGCGGACCTGTGCCAAAGAACGGCGGCCAGCTCGCCCGGCTCGTGTCTGAACAATCCCTGCTTCGGGGCTGGGCGCCTCAGCTCCCTGCAACGCGGATGGAGCCGGTCCCCAACCGCGTACTCCACCTGCTCACCAATTCGTTGCCGCACACCCAAAGCGGTTACGCCAGGCGGTCCCAGTCGATTCTCATGGCCCAACAGGACGCCGGCTGGGAAACCCTGGCAGTGACGCGCCTGGGCTATCCCGTTCTGGTGGGCAAGCTGGGCGCCAACTTACAGGACCGCGTCGACGGCGTTCGGTACCAGCGGCTGCTGCCCGCTCGCCTTGCGGCAACGCCGGCGGGGCGCCTCCAACAGCAGGCCGAGGAAACTCTGCGGCTGGCTTTGGAGTTCAGGCCGAGCGTCATCCACACAACCACCCATTACGTCAACGGGCTGGTGGCCCGGGCTGTTGCAGAGGCGCTGGGCATTCCGTGGGTCTACGAAGTCCGCGGGCAACTGGCCGACACCTGGGCCTCCACCAGGGGCCCGGAAGCCAAGGAGAGCCAGCGCTACAAGCTGTTCCAGGAGCGCGAGTCTGAGGTGATGCGGTCGGCTGACCTGGTGGTCACGCTGGGGGAGACTATGAAGGGAAACATACTGGCCACCGGCGTACAGGAAGGCAAAATCATCGTCGCCCCCAACGCCGTGGGCGGGGATTATCTGCGGGAGCCGCTGGGTGTCCGGGAGGCCAGACAGCAGCTGGGACTCGAGCAGGACGCCCAGATCATCGGCACGGTCAGCAGCCTGGTGCCGTACGAAGGGCTCGACGACCTGGTCGCGGCCTTCGCGCTCCTGGCCCCGTCCAACCCAAAGCTCCGGCTACTCATTGTCGGTTCCGGGGTCTCCCTTCCGTCGCTGCAGGATCAGGCCCGGAGGACAGGCTTTGGTGACCGCGTCATCTTCACGGGGCTGGTGCCGAGCGATCAGGCCCGGGCCTACCATCAGGCTTTGGATATATTTGTGGTGCCACGCAAGAATCTGGATGTAACCCGTTCTGTGACACCATTGAAGCCGGTGGAAGCTCTCGCGAGCGGCCGGCCTGTTGTAGCCAGCGCACTTCCTGCGCTGGCAGAAATCGTCGACGACGGCAGCACAGGCTTGTTGGTACCGCCGGAAGACCCGGCCGCCTTGGCACAGTCCTTGGCCTCCCTCCTTGCCGACGCCCCGTTGAGGGACGCAATGGGGCAGTCTGGCCGGCAGCGCGTACTGCGCACCCGCACGTGGGACGCCAATGCGGCGGTCTGCGTTCAGGCGTACCGCGCCGCAGCAGCGGGTCGATCAAGGAGATCCCGCTAG
- the galU gene encoding UTP--glucose-1-phosphate uridylyltransferase GalU produces MTIGKRITKAVIPAAGLGTRFLPATKAMPKEMLPVVDRPAIQYVVEEAVNAGLTDLLMITGRNKRALEDHFDREPGLERALELKGDTDRLDAVQHASKLGPIHYVRQGEAKGLGHAVLCASQHVGNEPFAVLLGDDLIDENEALLTTMMEVQQKTGGSVIAMIEVDPTQISAYGCADITAIEGEDYVRVNSLVEKPAAGTAPSNLAVIGRYVLHPAVFGVLEKTGPGSGGEIQLTDALQTLAAAEGEGSGVYGVVFKGRRYDTGDKLSYLKAVITLASERVEFGEDLKTWMKGFVS; encoded by the coding sequence ATGACAATCGGGAAACGCATTACTAAAGCCGTGATTCCTGCCGCCGGATTGGGGACCCGTTTCTTGCCAGCCACCAAGGCAATGCCCAAGGAAATGCTCCCGGTTGTTGACCGGCCGGCCATCCAGTACGTCGTTGAGGAAGCCGTTAACGCCGGGTTGACCGACCTGCTGATGATTACGGGGCGGAATAAGCGCGCCCTCGAGGACCACTTTGACCGCGAGCCGGGCCTGGAGCGTGCCCTGGAGCTGAAGGGCGACACCGACAGGCTTGACGCCGTGCAGCACGCCTCTAAGCTCGGGCCCATCCACTACGTCCGCCAGGGCGAGGCGAAGGGCCTGGGGCACGCTGTCCTGTGCGCCAGCCAGCACGTGGGGAACGAGCCCTTCGCAGTGCTGCTCGGTGATGACCTGATCGACGAGAACGAAGCCCTGCTCACCACCATGATGGAGGTCCAGCAGAAGACCGGTGGCTCCGTCATCGCCATGATCGAGGTGGATCCGACCCAGATCAGTGCCTACGGCTGCGCGGACATCACGGCCATCGAGGGCGAGGACTACGTCCGCGTCAACAGCCTGGTGGAGAAGCCGGCTGCGGGCACGGCACCGTCAAACCTGGCTGTCATCGGCCGCTACGTGCTGCACCCCGCAGTGTTCGGCGTGCTGGAGAAGACCGGCCCGGGCAGCGGCGGAGAGATCCAGCTGACCGATGCCCTCCAGACGCTGGCCGCGGCCGAGGGCGAAGGCTCCGGCGTGTACGGCGTGGTGTTCAAGGGCCGCCGCTACGATACCGGGGACAAGCTGAGCTACCTCAAGGCTGTCATCACCCTGGCTTCAGAGCGGGTGGAGTTCGGCGAGGACCTCAAGACCTGGATGAAGGGTTTCGTCAGCTAA
- a CDS encoding alpha-ketoacid dehydrogenase subunit beta, translating into MSPTITTSSEANGNVSAATARAAASAAATAEAAGPQAITMAKALNTAMADAMHADSSVLVFGEDVGMLGGVFRITDGLTKTFGEQRCFDTPLAESGIVGMAVGMAMNGMRPVIEMQFDAFAYPAFEQIVSHVAKMHNRTKGAVKLPMVIRVPYAGGIGGVEHHCDSSESYYAHTAGLKVFTPATVADAYRMLREAIDSDDPIMFMEPKKLYWSKDMVDLEELRAQHSANTDAGTSSEGRAAVARPGTDATLIAYGPSVPTALAAAAAAAEEGRSLEVIDVRTIVPFDDETVCASVRKTGRAVVIAEAHGFASVCSEIVARVQERCFHYLAAPIRRVTGFDVPYPAPKLEHYYLPGVDRILDAVDDLQWED; encoded by the coding sequence GTGAGCCCCACCATCACCACCTCGTCAGAGGCGAACGGCAACGTCAGCGCGGCAACTGCCCGGGCTGCCGCCTCCGCCGCTGCCACGGCTGAAGCCGCCGGCCCCCAGGCCATCACGATGGCCAAGGCGCTCAATACGGCGATGGCGGATGCCATGCACGCGGATTCTTCCGTCCTGGTCTTCGGCGAAGACGTGGGCATGCTGGGCGGGGTCTTCCGAATTACGGACGGGCTCACCAAGACCTTCGGGGAGCAGCGCTGTTTTGACACCCCGCTTGCAGAGTCCGGCATCGTTGGCATGGCGGTGGGCATGGCAATGAACGGCATGCGACCGGTCATTGAAATGCAGTTTGATGCCTTTGCCTATCCGGCGTTCGAACAGATCGTCAGCCATGTGGCCAAGATGCACAACCGCACCAAGGGCGCCGTCAAGCTGCCAATGGTGATCCGTGTTCCCTATGCCGGCGGGATCGGGGGAGTGGAGCACCACTGCGACTCCTCCGAGTCGTACTACGCCCACACAGCAGGCCTGAAGGTGTTTACCCCAGCCACCGTGGCGGACGCCTACCGCATGCTCCGTGAGGCCATCGACTCCGATGACCCGATCATGTTCATGGAGCCGAAGAAGCTTTACTGGTCCAAGGACATGGTGGATCTCGAGGAGCTGCGGGCACAGCACTCCGCCAATACGGACGCGGGCACGTCCTCCGAAGGCCGTGCCGCCGTCGCCCGTCCCGGAACTGATGCAACGCTCATCGCTTACGGACCGTCAGTGCCGACAGCGCTGGCAGCGGCTGCGGCAGCTGCCGAGGAAGGACGGTCGCTGGAAGTGATCGACGTCCGAACCATCGTTCCCTTTGATGACGAAACCGTATGCGCTTCGGTCCGCAAGACTGGGCGTGCAGTGGTCATCGCGGAAGCGCATGGCTTCGCGTCCGTGTGCTCCGAGATCGTGGCCAGGGTCCAGGAGCGCTGCTTCCACTATCTGGCCGCGCCGATCCGTCGCGTCACAGGCTTCGATGTTCCCTACCCGGCGCCGAAGCTCGAGCACTATTACCTGCCCGGCGTGGACCGCATCCTCGACGCCGTAGACGACCTCCAGTGGGAAGACTGA
- a CDS encoding Lrp/AsnC family transcriptional regulator — translation MVRLESDVGAVPLDDVDRKIIAELTRDGRMSVTQVAENVHISRAHAYTRIARLTDEGVLTKFTALVDPIKAGLKSSAYVTLKVSQHSWRQLREQLRSIPEVHHIALVGGDFDVILLVRAIDNIDLRRVIFDQLQSMPGVLDTQTFLVFEDVDTR, via the coding sequence ATGGTACGACTGGAGTCAGACGTCGGAGCGGTGCCTCTAGATGATGTGGATCGGAAGATCATTGCTGAACTCACCCGGGATGGAAGGATGTCGGTAACCCAAGTCGCAGAGAACGTCCACATCTCGCGGGCACATGCCTACACACGGATTGCGAGGCTCACGGACGAAGGCGTGCTAACTAAGTTCACGGCACTGGTGGACCCGATAAAAGCGGGCCTCAAGTCCTCTGCATACGTGACGCTCAAGGTGAGTCAGCACTCATGGCGGCAGCTGCGAGAACAACTGCGATCGATACCGGAGGTCCATCACATTGCGCTGGTGGGAGGCGACTTTGATGTCATTCTCTTGGTGCGGGCCATCGATAACATAGACCTGCGGAGGGTTATATTCGATCAGCTTCAGTCGATGCCTGGGGTGCTGGATACGCAGACGTTCCTTGTGTTTGAGGACGTGGATACGCGCTAG